One stretch of Maylandia zebra isolate NMK-2024a linkage group LG13, Mzebra_GT3a, whole genome shotgun sequence DNA includes these proteins:
- the vit gene encoding vitrin isoform X2, whose amino-acid sequence MIRASLTAICLALLLSYQCWAKPNEPKNKKPKQVIPAVECDVRAGKVNLPEFIVKCPPRCRETRQQVYGTGVFASISSICNAAIHSGVITNSGGKVIVRKMAGQNVYKGSNSNGVRSLSLPKWRESFVVSVGKPKKGVIYPSTLDYVPSRPTYVKTNQKETTMLPPTSTAPEPTTTTPEPTTTTTTTPTPTTASTTTPPPPTTKARPVVHKVREAGSIHPYLAHAAASNSRQSQSGQRKSPSQVFRGGSYSHRVPQRASAGIHKQEPGSPVRRQPSSPVGAGFNRVQPAQPERTPTMSQSNPALPRRDWPLPSFPHPDWFPGARRPADVSYAAPDSGYAWSETGTPEVTVQRPADSDRKIMDTANTKVESVDAWNPEAPPYELGFSVREQEPLRKAPEPVSQGNPDCKVDLAFLMDGSWSIGKRRFKIQKDFLTEVAQTINAGVAGPMMGIIQYGDDPVTEISLKTHSSSRELKAAIDKIVQKGGLSNVGKALHYINKHYFSDANGNRGGAPNVAVILVDGWPTDKVEEASRLARESGINIFFVTIEGPDDNEKQNLVEANFVDKAVCRTNGFFSLPVNSWFALRKAVQPLVKRVCDTDRLVCSKTCLNANDIAFVIDGSSSVGTGNFRTVLQFVANITREFEISDTDTRVGAVQYTYEQRLEFAFGQYNNKAELLNAIKRINYWSGGTSTGAAITYAAEQLFSKSKPNKRKIMIVITDGRSYDDVRAPALAVHRQGVIAYSIGIAWAAQDELEYIATDPDKEHSFFVDEFDNLYKFVPKIIHNICQEFNSQPRN is encoded by the exons ATGATCAGAGCATCACTCACTGCCATCTGCCTTG CGCTCCTCCTGTCGTACCAATGCTGGGCCAAGCCTAACGAACCAAAGAATAAGAAACCAAAGCAAG TGATTCCAGCTGTAGAGTGCGATGTCAGAGCAGGAAAGGTCAATCTCCCAGAGTTCATAGTAAAATGTCCCCCACGCTGTAGGGAAACCAGACAGCAAGTCTATGGGACAGGAGTGTTTGCCTCCATCTCCAGCATCTGCAATGCAGCCATCCACAG TGGCGTAATCACCAACTCAGGAGGAAAGGTGATAGTGAGGAAGATGGCTGGACAGAATGTCTACAAAGGCAGCAACTCCAACGGCGTGCGCTCTCTGTCTCTGCCTAAATGGAGGGAATCATTCGTTGTCTCGG TGGGCAAGCCTAAGAAGGGAGTCATCTACCCATCTACTCTGGATTACGTCCCTTCAAGACCGACCTATGTGAAAACAA aTCAAAAGGAGACCACGATGCTTCCTCCAACATCAACAGCACCTGAACCCACCACAACAACTCCTGAACCAACCACGACCACTACCACCACACCGACTCCCACCACTGCTTCCACCACTACACCTCCACCCCCTACTACCAAGGCTCGACCCGTTGTACATAAAGTGAGGGAAGCAG GCAGCATTCACCCATACCTTGCCCATGCGGCAGCTTCAAATtcaa GACAGTCACAGAGTGGTCAAAGAAAGAGTCCCAGCCAAG TATTCAGAGGAGGTTCCTATTCACATAGAGTTCCACAACGTGCCAGTGCAG GTATACACAAACAAGAGCCAGGGTCGCCTGTCCGGAGGCAGCCATCCTCACCAGTTGGTGCAG GTTTTAACAGGGTTCAGCCTGCCCAGCCTGAGCGAACTCCAACCATGAGCCAGTCCAACCCTG CTTTACCCAGAAGGGATTGGCCACTCCCCTCTTTTCCTCATCCCGATTGGTTCCCTGGAGCTCGCCGACCAGCAG ATGTAAGTTATGCAGCTCCAGACTCAGGATACGCTTGGAGTGAGACCGGCACACCTGAGGTTACAG TGCAGCGACCTGCTGACTCGGATCGTAAAATAATGGATACGGCCAACACTAAAG TGGAGTCGGTGGACGCCTGGAATCCAGAAGCGCCACCTTATGAATTAG GCTTCAGTGTGAGGGAGCAAGAACCTCTCCGCAAAGCTCCTGAGCCTGTGTCACAGGGAAACCCAG ATTGTAAGGTGGATCTGGCCTTTCTGATGGATGGGAGCTGGAGCATTGGAAAGCGGCGTTTTAAGATCCAGAAAGACTTCCTAACTGAGGTGGCTCAGACCATCAATGCGGGTGTGGCAGGCCCCATGATGGGCATCATCCAATACGG AGATGACCCTGTGACAGAGATCAGTCTGAAGACTCACTCCAGCTCCAGAGAGCTGAAAGCAGCCATAGATAAGATTGTGCAGAAAGGAGGCCTCTCCAATGTGG GAAAAGCCCTCCACTACATCAACAAGCACTACTTCAGTGATGCCAATGGAAACCGAGGAGGAGCTCCAAACGTGGCTGTGATACTAGTGGACGGTTGGCCCACAGACAAGGTGGAAGAGGCGTCTCGACTCGCACGCGAGTCCGGCATCAACATCTTCTTCGTCACCATCGAGGGTCCCGACGACAATGAGAAGCAGAACCTTGTCGAGGCCAACTTTGTTGACAAG GCCGTGTGCCGGACGAACGGTTTCTTCTCGCTTCCTGTGAACAGCTGGTTTGCCCTGAGGAAAGCCGTGCAACCCCTGGTGAAGAGAGTGTGCGACACAGACCGCCTGGTGTGCAGCAAAACCTGCCTCAACGCCAACGACATCGCCTTTGTCATAGACGGCTCCAGCAGCGTGGGGACGGGCAACTTCCGCACGGTGCTGCAGTTTGTGGCCAACATCACGCGGGAGTTCGAGATCTCAGACACGGACACGCGGGTCGGCGCTGTGCAGTACACCTACGAGCAGAGGCTGGAGTTTGCCTTCGGCCAGTACAACAACAAAGCCGAGCTGCTGAACGCCATCAAGCGCATCAACTACTGGAGCGGCGGGACCAGCACCGGTGCTGCCATCACCTACGCGGCAGAGCAGCTTTTCAGCAAATCCAAACCCAACAAACGCAAGATCATGATTGTCATCACGGATGGACGCTCTTATGATGATGTCAGGGCCCCGGCACTGGCGGTCCATCGCCAAG GTGTGATTGCTTACTCCATCGGCATCGCCTGGGCAGCCCAGGATGAGCTGGAGTACATCGCCACAGACCCCGACAAGGAGCACTCCTTCTTCGTGGATGAGTTTGACAACCTCTACAAATTTGTACCCAAGATCATCCACAACATCTGCCAGGAGTTCAACTCTCAGCCCAGAAACTGA
- the vit gene encoding vitrin isoform X3 has protein sequence MIRASLTAICLALLLSYQCWAKPNEPKNKKPKQVIPAVECDVRAGKVNLPEFIVKCPPRCRETRQQVYGTGVFASISSICNAAIHSGVITNSGGKVIVRKMAGQNVYKGSNSNGVRSLSLPKWRESFVVSVGKPKKGVIYPSTLDYVPSRPTYVKTNQKETTMLPPTSTAPEPTTTTPEPTTTTTTTPTPTTASTTTPPPPTTKARPVVHKVREAGIHKQEPGSPVRRQPSSPVGAGFNRVQPAQPERTPTMSQSNPALPRRDWPLPSFPHPDWFPGARRPADVSYAAPDSGYAWSETGTPEVTARDYRPDISEYERWYYNLGQYLQRPADSDRKIMDTANTKVESVDAWNPEAPPYELGFSVREQEPLRKAPEPVSQGNPDCKVDLAFLMDGSWSIGKRRFKIQKDFLTEVAQTINAGVAGPMMGIIQYGDDPVTEISLKTHSSSRELKAAIDKIVQKGGLSNVGKALHYINKHYFSDANGNRGGAPNVAVILVDGWPTDKVEEASRLARESGINIFFVTIEGPDDNEKQNLVEANFVDKAVCRTNGFFSLPVNSWFALRKAVQPLVKRVCDTDRLVCSKTCLNANDIAFVIDGSSSVGTGNFRTVLQFVANITREFEISDTDTRVGAVQYTYEQRLEFAFGQYNNKAELLNAIKRINYWSGGTSTGAAITYAAEQLFSKSKPNKRKIMIVITDGRSYDDVRAPALAVHRQGVIAYSIGIAWAAQDELEYIATDPDKEHSFFVDEFDNLYKFVPKIIHNICQEFNSQPRN, from the exons ATGATCAGAGCATCACTCACTGCCATCTGCCTTG CGCTCCTCCTGTCGTACCAATGCTGGGCCAAGCCTAACGAACCAAAGAATAAGAAACCAAAGCAAG TGATTCCAGCTGTAGAGTGCGATGTCAGAGCAGGAAAGGTCAATCTCCCAGAGTTCATAGTAAAATGTCCCCCACGCTGTAGGGAAACCAGACAGCAAGTCTATGGGACAGGAGTGTTTGCCTCCATCTCCAGCATCTGCAATGCAGCCATCCACAG TGGCGTAATCACCAACTCAGGAGGAAAGGTGATAGTGAGGAAGATGGCTGGACAGAATGTCTACAAAGGCAGCAACTCCAACGGCGTGCGCTCTCTGTCTCTGCCTAAATGGAGGGAATCATTCGTTGTCTCGG TGGGCAAGCCTAAGAAGGGAGTCATCTACCCATCTACTCTGGATTACGTCCCTTCAAGACCGACCTATGTGAAAACAA aTCAAAAGGAGACCACGATGCTTCCTCCAACATCAACAGCACCTGAACCCACCACAACAACTCCTGAACCAACCACGACCACTACCACCACACCGACTCCCACCACTGCTTCCACCACTACACCTCCACCCCCTACTACCAAGGCTCGACCCGTTGTACATAAAGTGAGGGAAGCAG GTATACACAAACAAGAGCCAGGGTCGCCTGTCCGGAGGCAGCCATCCTCACCAGTTGGTGCAG GTTTTAACAGGGTTCAGCCTGCCCAGCCTGAGCGAACTCCAACCATGAGCCAGTCCAACCCTG CTTTACCCAGAAGGGATTGGCCACTCCCCTCTTTTCCTCATCCCGATTGGTTCCCTGGAGCTCGCCGACCAGCAG ATGTAAGTTATGCAGCTCCAGACTCAGGATACGCTTGGAGTGAGACCGGCACACCTGAGGTTACAG CTCGGGATTACAGGCCTGATATCTCAGAATATGAGCGCTGGTATTATAACCTTGGACAATACC TGCAGCGACCTGCTGACTCGGATCGTAAAATAATGGATACGGCCAACACTAAAG TGGAGTCGGTGGACGCCTGGAATCCAGAAGCGCCACCTTATGAATTAG GCTTCAGTGTGAGGGAGCAAGAACCTCTCCGCAAAGCTCCTGAGCCTGTGTCACAGGGAAACCCAG ATTGTAAGGTGGATCTGGCCTTTCTGATGGATGGGAGCTGGAGCATTGGAAAGCGGCGTTTTAAGATCCAGAAAGACTTCCTAACTGAGGTGGCTCAGACCATCAATGCGGGTGTGGCAGGCCCCATGATGGGCATCATCCAATACGG AGATGACCCTGTGACAGAGATCAGTCTGAAGACTCACTCCAGCTCCAGAGAGCTGAAAGCAGCCATAGATAAGATTGTGCAGAAAGGAGGCCTCTCCAATGTGG GAAAAGCCCTCCACTACATCAACAAGCACTACTTCAGTGATGCCAATGGAAACCGAGGAGGAGCTCCAAACGTGGCTGTGATACTAGTGGACGGTTGGCCCACAGACAAGGTGGAAGAGGCGTCTCGACTCGCACGCGAGTCCGGCATCAACATCTTCTTCGTCACCATCGAGGGTCCCGACGACAATGAGAAGCAGAACCTTGTCGAGGCCAACTTTGTTGACAAG GCCGTGTGCCGGACGAACGGTTTCTTCTCGCTTCCTGTGAACAGCTGGTTTGCCCTGAGGAAAGCCGTGCAACCCCTGGTGAAGAGAGTGTGCGACACAGACCGCCTGGTGTGCAGCAAAACCTGCCTCAACGCCAACGACATCGCCTTTGTCATAGACGGCTCCAGCAGCGTGGGGACGGGCAACTTCCGCACGGTGCTGCAGTTTGTGGCCAACATCACGCGGGAGTTCGAGATCTCAGACACGGACACGCGGGTCGGCGCTGTGCAGTACACCTACGAGCAGAGGCTGGAGTTTGCCTTCGGCCAGTACAACAACAAAGCCGAGCTGCTGAACGCCATCAAGCGCATCAACTACTGGAGCGGCGGGACCAGCACCGGTGCTGCCATCACCTACGCGGCAGAGCAGCTTTTCAGCAAATCCAAACCCAACAAACGCAAGATCATGATTGTCATCACGGATGGACGCTCTTATGATGATGTCAGGGCCCCGGCACTGGCGGTCCATCGCCAAG GTGTGATTGCTTACTCCATCGGCATCGCCTGGGCAGCCCAGGATGAGCTGGAGTACATCGCCACAGACCCCGACAAGGAGCACTCCTTCTTCGTGGATGAGTTTGACAACCTCTACAAATTTGTACCCAAGATCATCCACAACATCTGCCAGGAGTTCAACTCTCAGCCCAGAAACTGA
- the vit gene encoding vitrin isoform X4: protein MIRASLTAICLALLLSYQCWAKPNEPKNKKPKQVIPAVECDVRAGKVNLPEFIVKCPPRCRETRQQVYGTGVFASISSICNAAIHSGVITNSGGKVIVRKMAGQNVYKGSNSNGVRSLSLPKWRESFVVSVGKPKKGVIYPSTLDYVPSRPTYVKTNQKETTMLPPTSTAPEPTTTTPEPTTTTTTTPTPTTASTTTPPPPTTKARPVVHKVREAGSIHPYLAHAAASNSRQSQSGQRKSPSQVFRGGSYSHRVPQRASAGIHKQEPGSPVRRQPSSPVGAVQRPADSDRKIMDTANTKVESVDAWNPEAPPYELGFSVREQEPLRKAPEPVSQGNPDCKVDLAFLMDGSWSIGKRRFKIQKDFLTEVAQTINAGVAGPMMGIIQYGDDPVTEISLKTHSSSRELKAAIDKIVQKGGLSNVGKALHYINKHYFSDANGNRGGAPNVAVILVDGWPTDKVEEASRLARESGINIFFVTIEGPDDNEKQNLVEANFVDKAVCRTNGFFSLPVNSWFALRKAVQPLVKRVCDTDRLVCSKTCLNANDIAFVIDGSSSVGTGNFRTVLQFVANITREFEISDTDTRVGAVQYTYEQRLEFAFGQYNNKAELLNAIKRINYWSGGTSTGAAITYAAEQLFSKSKPNKRKIMIVITDGRSYDDVRAPALAVHRQGVIAYSIGIAWAAQDELEYIATDPDKEHSFFVDEFDNLYKFVPKIIHNICQEFNSQPRN, encoded by the exons ATGATCAGAGCATCACTCACTGCCATCTGCCTTG CGCTCCTCCTGTCGTACCAATGCTGGGCCAAGCCTAACGAACCAAAGAATAAGAAACCAAAGCAAG TGATTCCAGCTGTAGAGTGCGATGTCAGAGCAGGAAAGGTCAATCTCCCAGAGTTCATAGTAAAATGTCCCCCACGCTGTAGGGAAACCAGACAGCAAGTCTATGGGACAGGAGTGTTTGCCTCCATCTCCAGCATCTGCAATGCAGCCATCCACAG TGGCGTAATCACCAACTCAGGAGGAAAGGTGATAGTGAGGAAGATGGCTGGACAGAATGTCTACAAAGGCAGCAACTCCAACGGCGTGCGCTCTCTGTCTCTGCCTAAATGGAGGGAATCATTCGTTGTCTCGG TGGGCAAGCCTAAGAAGGGAGTCATCTACCCATCTACTCTGGATTACGTCCCTTCAAGACCGACCTATGTGAAAACAA aTCAAAAGGAGACCACGATGCTTCCTCCAACATCAACAGCACCTGAACCCACCACAACAACTCCTGAACCAACCACGACCACTACCACCACACCGACTCCCACCACTGCTTCCACCACTACACCTCCACCCCCTACTACCAAGGCTCGACCCGTTGTACATAAAGTGAGGGAAGCAG GCAGCATTCACCCATACCTTGCCCATGCGGCAGCTTCAAATtcaa GACAGTCACAGAGTGGTCAAAGAAAGAGTCCCAGCCAAG TATTCAGAGGAGGTTCCTATTCACATAGAGTTCCACAACGTGCCAGTGCAG GTATACACAAACAAGAGCCAGGGTCGCCTGTCCGGAGGCAGCCATCCTCACCAGTTGGTGCAG TGCAGCGACCTGCTGACTCGGATCGTAAAATAATGGATACGGCCAACACTAAAG TGGAGTCGGTGGACGCCTGGAATCCAGAAGCGCCACCTTATGAATTAG GCTTCAGTGTGAGGGAGCAAGAACCTCTCCGCAAAGCTCCTGAGCCTGTGTCACAGGGAAACCCAG ATTGTAAGGTGGATCTGGCCTTTCTGATGGATGGGAGCTGGAGCATTGGAAAGCGGCGTTTTAAGATCCAGAAAGACTTCCTAACTGAGGTGGCTCAGACCATCAATGCGGGTGTGGCAGGCCCCATGATGGGCATCATCCAATACGG AGATGACCCTGTGACAGAGATCAGTCTGAAGACTCACTCCAGCTCCAGAGAGCTGAAAGCAGCCATAGATAAGATTGTGCAGAAAGGAGGCCTCTCCAATGTGG GAAAAGCCCTCCACTACATCAACAAGCACTACTTCAGTGATGCCAATGGAAACCGAGGAGGAGCTCCAAACGTGGCTGTGATACTAGTGGACGGTTGGCCCACAGACAAGGTGGAAGAGGCGTCTCGACTCGCACGCGAGTCCGGCATCAACATCTTCTTCGTCACCATCGAGGGTCCCGACGACAATGAGAAGCAGAACCTTGTCGAGGCCAACTTTGTTGACAAG GCCGTGTGCCGGACGAACGGTTTCTTCTCGCTTCCTGTGAACAGCTGGTTTGCCCTGAGGAAAGCCGTGCAACCCCTGGTGAAGAGAGTGTGCGACACAGACCGCCTGGTGTGCAGCAAAACCTGCCTCAACGCCAACGACATCGCCTTTGTCATAGACGGCTCCAGCAGCGTGGGGACGGGCAACTTCCGCACGGTGCTGCAGTTTGTGGCCAACATCACGCGGGAGTTCGAGATCTCAGACACGGACACGCGGGTCGGCGCTGTGCAGTACACCTACGAGCAGAGGCTGGAGTTTGCCTTCGGCCAGTACAACAACAAAGCCGAGCTGCTGAACGCCATCAAGCGCATCAACTACTGGAGCGGCGGGACCAGCACCGGTGCTGCCATCACCTACGCGGCAGAGCAGCTTTTCAGCAAATCCAAACCCAACAAACGCAAGATCATGATTGTCATCACGGATGGACGCTCTTATGATGATGTCAGGGCCCCGGCACTGGCGGTCCATCGCCAAG GTGTGATTGCTTACTCCATCGGCATCGCCTGGGCAGCCCAGGATGAGCTGGAGTACATCGCCACAGACCCCGACAAGGAGCACTCCTTCTTCGTGGATGAGTTTGACAACCTCTACAAATTTGTACCCAAGATCATCCACAACATCTGCCAGGAGTTCAACTCTCAGCCCAGAAACTGA
- the vit gene encoding vitrin isoform X1 — translation MIRASLTAICLALLLSYQCWAKPNEPKNKKPKQVIPAVECDVRAGKVNLPEFIVKCPPRCRETRQQVYGTGVFASISSICNAAIHSGVITNSGGKVIVRKMAGQNVYKGSNSNGVRSLSLPKWRESFVVSVGKPKKGVIYPSTLDYVPSRPTYVKTNQKETTMLPPTSTAPEPTTTTPEPTTTTTTTPTPTTASTTTPPPPTTKARPVVHKVREAGSIHPYLAHAAASNSRQSQSGQRKSPSQVFRGGSYSHRVPQRASAGIHKQEPGSPVRRQPSSPVGAGFNRVQPAQPERTPTMSQSNPALPRRDWPLPSFPHPDWFPGARRPADVSYAAPDSGYAWSETGTPEVTARDYRPDISEYERWYYNLGQYLQRPADSDRKIMDTANTKVESVDAWNPEAPPYELGFSVREQEPLRKAPEPVSQGNPDCKVDLAFLMDGSWSIGKRRFKIQKDFLTEVAQTINAGVAGPMMGIIQYGDDPVTEISLKTHSSSRELKAAIDKIVQKGGLSNVGKALHYINKHYFSDANGNRGGAPNVAVILVDGWPTDKVEEASRLARESGINIFFVTIEGPDDNEKQNLVEANFVDKAVCRTNGFFSLPVNSWFALRKAVQPLVKRVCDTDRLVCSKTCLNANDIAFVIDGSSSVGTGNFRTVLQFVANITREFEISDTDTRVGAVQYTYEQRLEFAFGQYNNKAELLNAIKRINYWSGGTSTGAAITYAAEQLFSKSKPNKRKIMIVITDGRSYDDVRAPALAVHRQGVIAYSIGIAWAAQDELEYIATDPDKEHSFFVDEFDNLYKFVPKIIHNICQEFNSQPRN, via the exons ATGATCAGAGCATCACTCACTGCCATCTGCCTTG CGCTCCTCCTGTCGTACCAATGCTGGGCCAAGCCTAACGAACCAAAGAATAAGAAACCAAAGCAAG TGATTCCAGCTGTAGAGTGCGATGTCAGAGCAGGAAAGGTCAATCTCCCAGAGTTCATAGTAAAATGTCCCCCACGCTGTAGGGAAACCAGACAGCAAGTCTATGGGACAGGAGTGTTTGCCTCCATCTCCAGCATCTGCAATGCAGCCATCCACAG TGGCGTAATCACCAACTCAGGAGGAAAGGTGATAGTGAGGAAGATGGCTGGACAGAATGTCTACAAAGGCAGCAACTCCAACGGCGTGCGCTCTCTGTCTCTGCCTAAATGGAGGGAATCATTCGTTGTCTCGG TGGGCAAGCCTAAGAAGGGAGTCATCTACCCATCTACTCTGGATTACGTCCCTTCAAGACCGACCTATGTGAAAACAA aTCAAAAGGAGACCACGATGCTTCCTCCAACATCAACAGCACCTGAACCCACCACAACAACTCCTGAACCAACCACGACCACTACCACCACACCGACTCCCACCACTGCTTCCACCACTACACCTCCACCCCCTACTACCAAGGCTCGACCCGTTGTACATAAAGTGAGGGAAGCAG GCAGCATTCACCCATACCTTGCCCATGCGGCAGCTTCAAATtcaa GACAGTCACAGAGTGGTCAAAGAAAGAGTCCCAGCCAAG TATTCAGAGGAGGTTCCTATTCACATAGAGTTCCACAACGTGCCAGTGCAG GTATACACAAACAAGAGCCAGGGTCGCCTGTCCGGAGGCAGCCATCCTCACCAGTTGGTGCAG GTTTTAACAGGGTTCAGCCTGCCCAGCCTGAGCGAACTCCAACCATGAGCCAGTCCAACCCTG CTTTACCCAGAAGGGATTGGCCACTCCCCTCTTTTCCTCATCCCGATTGGTTCCCTGGAGCTCGCCGACCAGCAG ATGTAAGTTATGCAGCTCCAGACTCAGGATACGCTTGGAGTGAGACCGGCACACCTGAGGTTACAG CTCGGGATTACAGGCCTGATATCTCAGAATATGAGCGCTGGTATTATAACCTTGGACAATACC TGCAGCGACCTGCTGACTCGGATCGTAAAATAATGGATACGGCCAACACTAAAG TGGAGTCGGTGGACGCCTGGAATCCAGAAGCGCCACCTTATGAATTAG GCTTCAGTGTGAGGGAGCAAGAACCTCTCCGCAAAGCTCCTGAGCCTGTGTCACAGGGAAACCCAG ATTGTAAGGTGGATCTGGCCTTTCTGATGGATGGGAGCTGGAGCATTGGAAAGCGGCGTTTTAAGATCCAGAAAGACTTCCTAACTGAGGTGGCTCAGACCATCAATGCGGGTGTGGCAGGCCCCATGATGGGCATCATCCAATACGG AGATGACCCTGTGACAGAGATCAGTCTGAAGACTCACTCCAGCTCCAGAGAGCTGAAAGCAGCCATAGATAAGATTGTGCAGAAAGGAGGCCTCTCCAATGTGG GAAAAGCCCTCCACTACATCAACAAGCACTACTTCAGTGATGCCAATGGAAACCGAGGAGGAGCTCCAAACGTGGCTGTGATACTAGTGGACGGTTGGCCCACAGACAAGGTGGAAGAGGCGTCTCGACTCGCACGCGAGTCCGGCATCAACATCTTCTTCGTCACCATCGAGGGTCCCGACGACAATGAGAAGCAGAACCTTGTCGAGGCCAACTTTGTTGACAAG GCCGTGTGCCGGACGAACGGTTTCTTCTCGCTTCCTGTGAACAGCTGGTTTGCCCTGAGGAAAGCCGTGCAACCCCTGGTGAAGAGAGTGTGCGACACAGACCGCCTGGTGTGCAGCAAAACCTGCCTCAACGCCAACGACATCGCCTTTGTCATAGACGGCTCCAGCAGCGTGGGGACGGGCAACTTCCGCACGGTGCTGCAGTTTGTGGCCAACATCACGCGGGAGTTCGAGATCTCAGACACGGACACGCGGGTCGGCGCTGTGCAGTACACCTACGAGCAGAGGCTGGAGTTTGCCTTCGGCCAGTACAACAACAAAGCCGAGCTGCTGAACGCCATCAAGCGCATCAACTACTGGAGCGGCGGGACCAGCACCGGTGCTGCCATCACCTACGCGGCAGAGCAGCTTTTCAGCAAATCCAAACCCAACAAACGCAAGATCATGATTGTCATCACGGATGGACGCTCTTATGATGATGTCAGGGCCCCGGCACTGGCGGTCCATCGCCAAG GTGTGATTGCTTACTCCATCGGCATCGCCTGGGCAGCCCAGGATGAGCTGGAGTACATCGCCACAGACCCCGACAAGGAGCACTCCTTCTTCGTGGATGAGTTTGACAACCTCTACAAATTTGTACCCAAGATCATCCACAACATCTGCCAGGAGTTCAACTCTCAGCCCAGAAACTGA